From Arachis stenosperma cultivar V10309 chromosome 2, arast.V10309.gnm1.PFL2, whole genome shotgun sequence, one genomic window encodes:
- the LOC130963392 gene encoding uncharacterized protein LOC130963392 yields MSPYFQDMLDGVAGIRPGYKGPSYDKLRVHLLADLKRESQMLVDSYRSAWKETGCTLMADGWIDQRQRTLINFLVYCSKGLCFVKSVDASSMVKNASHLCNLFSEVIEWIGPNNIVHVVTDNAVNYVAAGRLINRKYDNIYWSPCAAHCLNLILKDISSMAHISNLATRVSKITVFVYNHTVFLSWLRQRPHWREIVRPGAIRFATVFITLKTIFDRKKELQQLVVDSIFTNHKLGRSATDEWWSLFRGSAPCLQKIAVRILSQASASSRCERNWSLFDQIHTKRRNRLEHDRLNDIVYVTYNLRLKSRKKKEKRKQKTQYDPIDYESEIDADLYQSGGGSSGLYAASLDSSADQGGNEGEDHPTEADLQQVLANFDD; encoded by the exons ATGTCGCCATATTTCCAAGATATGTTGGATGGTGTTGCTGGTATTAGACCTGGTTACAAGGGGCCTTCTTATGATAAGTtaagggttcatttgttggctGATCTTAAAAGAGAAAGTCAAATGCTAGTTGATAGTTATAGGAGTGCATGGAAGGAAACTGGATGTACCCTCATGGCTGATGGTTGGATAGATCAAAGACAAAGAACGTTAATCAATTTCTTGGTGTATTGTTCTAAAGGTTTGTGCTTCGTGAAATCAGTAGATGCTTCCAGTATGGTAAAAAATGCTTCACACTTGTGTAATTTGTTTTCTGAGGTGATTGAATGGATTGGCCCAAATAATATTGTGCATGTTGTGACTGACAATGCGGTCAATTATGTTGCTGCTGGTAGGCTTATCAATAGAAAATATGATAATATCTATTGGTCACCATGTGCTGCTCATTGCcttaatcttattttaaaagatataagcAGCATGGCGCATATTTCCAACCTTGCAACTCGTGTTTCAAAGATCACAGTATTTGTGTACAATCATACGGTTTTCTTATCTTGGCTAAGACAAAGACCTCATTGGAGAGAAATTGTACGTCCTGGTGCAATCCGGTTTGCAACTGTGTTTATTACATTGAAGACCATCTTTGATCGTAAAAAGGAGTTACAACAATTGGTTGTAGATTCAATTTTCACTAATCACAAATTAGGAAGGAGTGCTACTG ATGAATGGTGGAGCTTATTCAGAGGCTCTGCTCCATGTCTACAAAAGATAGCTGTTCGCATTCTTAGCCAAGCATCTGCTTCTTCTAGGTGTGAGAGAAATTGGAGCCTTTTTGACCAGATTcatacaaaaagaagaaatagattGGAGCATGATAGACTGAATGACATTGTTTATGTTACCTATAATTTGCGTCTTAAATCCAG gaagaaaaaagaaaaaagaaagcaaaagacACAATATGATCCAATTGATTATGAAA GTGAAATTGATGCTGATTTATATCAAAGTGGCGGTGGTAGTAGTGGTCTTTATGCTGCATCTCTTGATTCTTCTGCTGATCAGGGTGGGAATGAAGGTGAAGATCATCCCACCGAAGCAGATTTGCAACAAGTTCTTGCgaattttgatgattga
- the LOC130961812 gene encoding zinc finger protein ZAT9-like, with the protein MEKHKCKLCFRNFSNGRALGGHMRSHMMNLHVPPKPNESPPPSPPAIQLSFEAESSTPLSPSASSSSYFGKEDDTSLYYGLRENPKRSFRIADPEFSFVAAGDTGSLILQEDRESETESSKNVTKKRSKRAWKLGGGGDDFNSKKVKLSQLGNGNNKNESASSASDATTEEDIALWLMMLSRDTGNNWKINHKININIEEQELEEEDYDEEDEDEEEEEEDEGEESDEYEVVKNKAKSNKVRGGRYKCETCNKVFRSYQALGGHRASHKKMKMDYNNHNDSEFMVVEDHADENVNNNNNEVFASSALASVENGNNNNGGNNNNKKIHECPVCFRVFASGQALGGHKRTHVTTVSTPTITTRAIAEVKAEAEAIAASKAAVATASSSKLGRESFIDLNLPAPAEEDDASQFEDSAVSDAEFVNPVKVFPR; encoded by the coding sequence aTGGAGAAGCACAAATGCAAGTTATGCTTCAGAAACTTCTCTAATGGAAGAGCTTTGGGGGGACACATGAGGTCTCACATGATGAACCTGCACGTCCCTCCAAAGCCGAACGAATCGCCGCCGCCGTCGCCGCCTGCAATTCAACTCAGCTTCGAGGCTGAGTCGTCAACTCCGCTCTCACCATCGGCGTCGTCGTCATCTTATTTCGGAAAAGAAGACGATACGAGCTTGTACTATGGCCTCAGGGAGAATCCAAAGAGAAGCTTCAGGATCGCGGATCCTGAGTTCTCGTTCGTGGCTGCCGGAGACACCGGATCGCTTATACTCCAAGAAGATCGAGAGAGCGAAACGGAGTCTTCAAAGAACGTAACGAAGAAAAGATCCAAAAGAGCGTGGAAACTCGGCGGCGGCGGTGATGATTTCAATAGCAAGAAGGTGAAACTGAGCCAACTCGGTAACGGCAACAACAAGAACGAGTCAGCGAGTTCGGCTTCCGATGCAACCACCGAAGAAGACATCGCATTATGGCTCATGATGCTGTCACGTGACACTGGTAACAATTGGAAGATTAATCACAAGATCAACATAAACATAGAAGAACAAGAACTGGAAGAAGAAGATTATGacgaagaggacgaagatgaagaggaggaagaagaggacgAAGGCGAAGAGAGTGATGAGTATGAGGTTGTGAAGAACAAAGCGAAGTCGAATAAGGTGAGAGGAGGAAGGTACAAATGCGAGACGTGCAACAAAGTTTTTAGGTCTTATCAAGCATTGGGTGGCCATAGAGCGAGTcataagaagatgaagatggaTTACAACAATCATAATGATTCTGAATTCATGGTGGTAGAGGATCACGCTGATGAGAAtgttaacaacaataataatgaagTTTTTGCTTCTTCTGCTTTGGCTTCCGTAGAAAACggtaacaacaacaatggtggcaATAACAATAACAAGAAGATCCATGAATGTCCCGTTTGTTTTCGAGTTTTCGCCTCCGGTCAAGCTCTCGGTGGACACAAGAGAACTCATGTTACTACTGTCTCTACTCCCACTATCACTACCAGAGCAATAGCAGAAGTAaaagcagaagcagaagcaaTCGCGGCCTCGAAGGCCGCTGTTGCCACCGCTAGTTCCTCAAAGCTTGGAAGAGAGAGTTTCATAGATCTTAACCTCCCTGCCCCAGCCGAAGAAGATGATGCGAGCCAATTCGAGGATTCCGCGGTTTCGGATGCAGAGTTTGTGAATCCGGTGAAGGTTTTTCCTAGATGA